Genomic DNA from Desulfurivibrio alkaliphilus AHT 2:
GCCCGTACCCTACCTTGCCGTTGCCGTCTCCTACCACGACGATGGCGCTGAAGTGAAACCGCCGGCCGCCTTTCACGACCTTGGCCGTTCGGTTGATAAATACGATTTTTTCAATCAGCTGATCATCGCTGCTGCTGTTTCTCATTTCCGCCAAGGTGACACCCCCAAGCTGATAAAATAATTAAAAGTTCAAACCGCCTTCACGGGCGCCATCGGAAAGGGCTTTAACCCTACCGTGATAAATATATCCGCCACGGTCAAAAACCACCTCTTCCACCCCTTTGGCCTTGGCCAGCTCCGCCAGGCGGAGGCCAACCTGCTTGGCCAGGGCGATTTTGCCCTTTTCCTCGCTCGGCTGGAAGTCCTTGGACTTGGTGCTCATGGCAGCCAAGGTATGGCCGGCACTGTCATCTATGAGCTGACCATAGATATGGCGGGCACTCTTAAAAACCCGCAAGCGGGGGCGCTGCGCCGTACCGGTGATATTTTTTCTGATCCTTTTGATCCGTTTCTCGCGGGCCGCGGCCCTCATGCTTGTCTTTGCCATTTTTCCTTACCTGTACTACCGGTTTATTCCAGCAGACGACCCGGGCTTGCCCGGTGCCGCCAACGGCAACATTAAGTTAAAGCTTATTTGGCCTTGGTCTTGCCGGCCTTCCTGACAATGCGCTCGTCTTCGTAACGAATGCCTTTCCCTTTGTAGGGTTCCGGCTTGCGTACCGCCCGGATCCTGGCCGCCGTTTCGCCAAGCAGCTCTTTATCCATGGCCTGCAGGGTCAGGGTGTTCTTTTCCACCGCGGCCGAGACACCCTCGGGCAGAGGAAAGTGCACCGGGTTGGAATAACCCACGTTGAGGTTGAGGGCATCACCCTTAACCTCCACCCGGTAACCAACACCCTCCACCACCAGCTTTTTCTCAAAGCCCTTTTCCACCCCGATCACCATATTGTTGATGAGGGTGCGGGTAAGCCCGGTAAAGGCAATGGTCCGCTGACTGCTGTCCTTGGCCTTAACCATGACCCGGCCATCTTCCTGCTCCAGGGCGATCTCGGGACGCACCTGGCGATCCAGGGAGCCCTTGGGGCCGGTAACCGTCACCTGGCTGCCCTTGATATCCACCTTCACCTTGTCGGGGACGGTAATTGGTTCTCTGCCTATTCTCGACATCTTGTCGCTCCTTATCAAAACCGTAGCGAAGAGCTGGTGCCCCGGCTACCGTACGCGTATCAACTCAATTCAACGCCTTACCAGACCTGGCACAGCAACTCGCCGCCGATCTTCTGCTCACGGGCCTGCTTATCGGTCATGACCCCTTTGGAAGTCGACAGCACCGCTACCCCCAGGCCACTCATAACCTTGGGAATCCGGTCATGTTTGACATAAATCCGGCGGCCGGGGCTACTGCACCGCTTAATGCCGGTGATCGCCTGTTGGCGGCGGTCATCGTAGCGCAGGGTAATCTTTAAAATACCCTGCTTGTCGTCCTCGCTGACCTGAAAGTCATCGATGTAACCTTCCTGCTTAAGGATCGCAGCCATCCCGGCCTTGATCTTCGAATGCGGCATTTCAAGGCTTTCGTGCCCTGCCATACCGGCGTTA
This window encodes:
- the rplR gene encoding 50S ribosomal protein L18; amino-acid sequence: MAKTSMRAAAREKRIKRIRKNITGTAQRPRLRVFKSARHIYGQLIDDSAGHTLAAMSTKSKDFQPSEEKGKIALAKQVGLRLAELAKAKGVEEVVFDRGGYIYHGRVKALSDGAREGGLNF
- the rplF gene encoding 50S ribosomal protein L6, which translates into the protein MSRIGREPITVPDKVKVDIKGSQVTVTGPKGSLDRQVRPEIALEQEDGRVMVKAKDSSQRTIAFTGLTRTLINNMVIGVEKGFEKKLVVEGVGYRVEVKGDALNLNVGYSNPVHFPLPEGVSAAVEKNTLTLQAMDKELLGETAARIRAVRKPEPYKGKGIRYEDERIVRKAGKTKAK
- the rpsH gene encoding 30S ribosomal protein S8 produces the protein MAMSDPLADMLTRIRNAGMAGHESLEMPHSKIKAGMAAILKQEGYIDDFQVSEDDKQGILKITLRYDDRRQQAITGIKRCSSPGRRIYVKHDRIPKVMSGLGVAVLSTSKGVMTDKQAREQKIGGELLCQVW